In one Brienomyrus brachyistius isolate T26 chromosome 5, BBRACH_0.4, whole genome shotgun sequence genomic region, the following are encoded:
- the sgca gene encoding alpha-sarcoglycan isoform X1 — MADKSWELCLTVCLASLLAVHADIKVFTQVGQLFVHELHRETFQGDFEPFLKHYGRVYDDPMVFKCNKQYFPDLPHWLRYTQRHPMDNGFLYGTPFEEDQGKNVIEITVINKRSYDTFRDRMVITVGPSGKKMPYQAEFFIPLREIEKVLPSTVQDDIKQDIQKMWGTHRLILVNISSALERGGRVPLPLPGHYEGVYVKLGSEQPFSDCLLRIERAEHWQQCRATGKASTDCTVCSNPSNCITWCNTTLIDLSKPPPPPPAPTRGSGILEAQGFYDPPESPPTHDYFPAYIGMVIVPLVLIALLCAVLAYIMCCRREGVDKRDAKTADIQLYHHHTIHSDTDELRSMADIRQASRPQSTLPMFNARTGERMPPLQRQFDADSPHIPLIMAQQDPNTDMPSR; from the exons ATGGCTGACAAGAGCTGGGAATTGTGTCTTACAG tctgtctggcCAGTCTCCTGGCGGTCCATGCAGATATAAAGGTTTTTACTCAAGTGGGTCAACTGTTTGTGCACGAGTTGCACAGAGAAACCTTCCAGGGTGATTTTGAACCATTCCTCAAACACTACG GCCGGGTGTACGATGACCCCATGGTGTTCAAATGCAACAAGCAGTACTTCCCAGACCTGCCCCACTGGCTTCGGTACACCCAGAGGCATCCAATGGATAACGGATTCCTGTACGGTACCCCCTTTGAAGAGGACCAAGGCAAGAACGTGATTGAG ATCACAGTCATTAACAAGCGGAGCTACGATACCTTCCGGGACAGGATGGTGATAACTGTCGGACCATCAG GAAAGAAGATGCCGTATCAAGCTGAATTCTTCATCCCCCTGAGGGAAATTGAGAAAGTGCTGCCCTCTACAGTTCAGGATGATATAAAGCAGGACATTCAGAAGATGTGGGGGACACACAGGCTGATCCTCGTCAATATCAGCTCTGCACTAGAGAGAGGTGGCAGAGTGCCCCTCCCACTGCCAGGCCACTATGAGGG GGTGTATGTGAAGCTAGGCTCTGAGCAGCCCTTCTCGGATTGCCTGCTGCGGATTGAGCGTGCCGAGCACTGGCAGCAATGCAGAGCTACTGGAAAGGCCTCCACTGACTGTACAGTGTGCTCCAATCCCAGCAACTGCATTACATGGTGCAACACCACTCTG ATCGACCTGTCcaagcccccacccccgcccccggcACCAACCCGTGGTTCCGGAATTCTGGAGGCTCAGGGATTCTACGACCCCCCCGAATCCCCTCCCACCCATGACTACTTCCCGGCATACATCGGGATGGTGATCGTCCCCCTGGTGCTGATCGCCCTGCTTTGCGCCGTCCTGGCGTACATCATGTGCTGCCGGCGAGAAGGGGT GGACAAACGGGATGCAAAGACAGCTGA CATACAGCTGTACCACCACCACACCATCCACAGCGACACCGATGAGCTCCGGAGCATGGCCGACATCCGCCAAGCCTCCCGGCCCCAGTCCACCCTGCCTATGTTCAACGCCCGCACAGGAGAGAGGATGCCCCCCCTCCAGAGGCAGTTCGATGCAGACAGCCCCCACATCCCCCTCATTATGGCCCAGCA AGATCCAAACACAGATATGCCTTCCAG GTAA
- the sgca gene encoding alpha-sarcoglycan isoform X2, whose translation MRSRDMPVCLASLLAVHADIKVFTQVGQLFVHELHRETFQGDFEPFLKHYGRVYDDPMVFKCNKQYFPDLPHWLRYTQRHPMDNGFLYGTPFEEDQGKNVIEITVINKRSYDTFRDRMVITVGPSGKKMPYQAEFFIPLREIEKVLPSTVQDDIKQDIQKMWGTHRLILVNISSALERGGRVPLPLPGHYEGVYVKLGSEQPFSDCLLRIERAEHWQQCRATGKASTDCTVCSNPSNCITWCNTTLIDLSKPPPPPPAPTRGSGILEAQGFYDPPESPPTHDYFPAYIGMVIVPLVLIALLCAVLAYIMCCRREGVDKRDAKTADIQLYHHHTIHSDTDELRSMADIRQASRPQSTLPMFNARTGERMPPLQRQFDADSPHIPLIMAQQDPNTDMPSR comes from the exons ATGAGGTCGAGAGACATGCCAG tctgtctggcCAGTCTCCTGGCGGTCCATGCAGATATAAAGGTTTTTACTCAAGTGGGTCAACTGTTTGTGCACGAGTTGCACAGAGAAACCTTCCAGGGTGATTTTGAACCATTCCTCAAACACTACG GCCGGGTGTACGATGACCCCATGGTGTTCAAATGCAACAAGCAGTACTTCCCAGACCTGCCCCACTGGCTTCGGTACACCCAGAGGCATCCAATGGATAACGGATTCCTGTACGGTACCCCCTTTGAAGAGGACCAAGGCAAGAACGTGATTGAG ATCACAGTCATTAACAAGCGGAGCTACGATACCTTCCGGGACAGGATGGTGATAACTGTCGGACCATCAG GAAAGAAGATGCCGTATCAAGCTGAATTCTTCATCCCCCTGAGGGAAATTGAGAAAGTGCTGCCCTCTACAGTTCAGGATGATATAAAGCAGGACATTCAGAAGATGTGGGGGACACACAGGCTGATCCTCGTCAATATCAGCTCTGCACTAGAGAGAGGTGGCAGAGTGCCCCTCCCACTGCCAGGCCACTATGAGGG GGTGTATGTGAAGCTAGGCTCTGAGCAGCCCTTCTCGGATTGCCTGCTGCGGATTGAGCGTGCCGAGCACTGGCAGCAATGCAGAGCTACTGGAAAGGCCTCCACTGACTGTACAGTGTGCTCCAATCCCAGCAACTGCATTACATGGTGCAACACCACTCTG ATCGACCTGTCcaagcccccacccccgcccccggcACCAACCCGTGGTTCCGGAATTCTGGAGGCTCAGGGATTCTACGACCCCCCCGAATCCCCTCCCACCCATGACTACTTCCCGGCATACATCGGGATGGTGATCGTCCCCCTGGTGCTGATCGCCCTGCTTTGCGCCGTCCTGGCGTACATCATGTGCTGCCGGCGAGAAGGGGT GGACAAACGGGATGCAAAGACAGCTGA CATACAGCTGTACCACCACCACACCATCCACAGCGACACCGATGAGCTCCGGAGCATGGCCGACATCCGCCAAGCCTCCCGGCCCCAGTCCACCCTGCCTATGTTCAACGCCCGCACAGGAGAGAGGATGCCCCCCCTCCAGAGGCAGTTCGATGCAGACAGCCCCCACATCCCCCTCATTATGGCCCAGCA AGATCCAAACACAGATATGCCTTCCAG GTAA